The Rhodospirillales bacterium genome includes the window ACCAGCTCGCGCAGGTTTTCAACCCGGCCTGCGGCGTCCGGCGTCTTTTCCGTCTGCCACATGCCGATATAGCCGGATTCTTCCAGAATGACGTGCGCAAGTTGCGCATGCGCGCTTGTCTCCAGCAACCCGCGCCAACGCGCGAAATCGTCATGCAGGGATTTGAGCGCGGCATGCGCACGCCCGCGCAATTCGTCCGTTTCCAACATTTCACCGATTGCGGCGCTTAAGGGGATCCCGCGCGCGCGCGCATGCTGGTAAAGCCGTTCGACCGTTGTATCGCCGATGCCGCGCTTGGGCACGTTGATGATGCGCTCCAGCGCCAGATCGTCCGCCGGTTGCGCAACCACCCGTAGATATGCGAGGGCGTCGCGGATTTCCGCGCGTTCGTAAAAACGCGGGCCCCCGACCACGCGATAGGGAATGTTCAGCTTTAAAAACCTGTCCTCGAACTCACGCATCTGAAACCCGGCGCGCACCAGCACCGCCATGCCGTCGTGCGGCACCCCGGATTTATGCAGGGTTTCGATTTTCTCAGCGACCCAGCGCGCCTCCGCCTCGCCGTCCCACAGCGCGTGGACCTCGACCTTCTCGCCCGGCGCGCCCGCCGACCACAGCGTCTTGCCCAGACGCCCCTCGTTATTCGCGATCACCGCACCCGCCGCCGCCAGAATATTGCCGGTGGACCGGTAGTTTTGCTCCAGCCGCACAACGCGCGCGCCGGGAAAGTCGCGTTCAAAGCGCAGGATGTTGTCGATCTGGGCACCGCGCCAGCCGTAAATCGATTGGTCGTCGTCGCCCACGCAACAGATGTTGTTGTGCGCGGGATCGCACAGCAGCCGCAGCCACAAATATTGCGCGACGTTGGTGTCCTGATATTCGTCGACCATGATATAGCGGAATTTCTTGCGATACTGCGCCAGCACGGCAGCATGCGCGGGGTCGCGCAAAATCGCGATGACGTGCAAAAGCAGATCCCCGAAATCGCAGGCGTTAAGCTGTTTGAGCCTGTCTTGATACCGTCGGTAATACGCTGCGCCCTTGCCGTCCGCGACCTCGCCCGCGTCCTTGGGCCCTACCATTTCAGGCGTCAATCCTTTGTCTTTCCAGCGCGCAATCGCGGCGGCCAGCGCCTTGGGCGGAAAACGCTTGGTGTCGATATTGTCGGCTTCCAGCAATTGCTTGACCAGACGCAGCTGGTCGTCCGCGTCAAGAATGGTGAACTGCGGCGTAAGCCCGGCCAGTTCGGCGTGCGCGCGCAGCATCCGCGCCGCCAGCGCGTGGAACGTGCCCAGCCACCAGCCTTCGACCGGCTGGCCGCCCAGCACCGCCGCGACGCGCTGTTTCATTTCCTGCGCCGCCTTGTTGGTAAAGGTCACGGCCAGTATCTGCGACGGCCACGCCCGTCCGGCCTGCAACAGATGCGCAAGCCTTGTCGTCAGCACGCGGGTCTTGCCGGTGCCCGCGCCCGCCAGCACCAGCACCGGACCGTCCAGCGCTTCTACCGCCGCGCCCTGTGCCGGGTTCAACCCCGCCAGATAGGGAGGAAGGCCGGAAACATGTTCATTCGCGTTCATTGCACCGTTCTTAAAGCGTTCGTCCGCAAATGGAAACGCCGCCGCGCTAAGGTTTGCCGACAATTTTAAACAATTTTTACGGATCGACGGCTTGCAAAAAATTAACCCTTTTGGCTTAAGCTGAATTATATAGTTTACATAAAAATAGTAGGTCAAACGGAGTACGCGAACGCATGAAACTTGAAATCACGCTTTTATCCATCGCCGGCGGTCTGATTCTGATGACGGCGATTTTCGCCATTCTGGCAGCCATGAAAAAACCCAGTTACCGCCGTCGCGGCCAGTTGCTGCTGCTCAACGAACAACGCTTCCTGACCGCGCTGCTCCAGGCGCTGCCCAACGACACCATCCTGA containing:
- a CDS encoding UvrD-helicase domain-containing protein, with the translated sequence MNANEHVSGLPPYLAGLNPAQGAAVEALDGPVLVLAGAGTGKTRVLTTRLAHLLQAGRAWPSQILAVTFTNKAAQEMKQRVAAVLGGQPVEGWWLGTFHALAARMLRAHAELAGLTPQFTILDADDQLRLVKQLLEADNIDTKRFPPKALAAAIARWKDKGLTPEMVGPKDAGEVADGKGAAYYRRYQDRLKQLNACDFGDLLLHVIAILRDPAHAAVLAQYRKKFRYIMVDEYQDTNVAQYLWLRLLCDPAHNNICCVGDDDQSIYGWRGAQIDNILRFERDFPGARVVRLEQNYRSTGNILAAAGAVIANNEGRLGKTLWSAGAPGEKVEVHALWDGEAEARWVAEKIETLHKSGVPHDGMAVLVRAGFQMREFEDRFLKLNIPYRVVGGPRFYERAEIRDALAYLRVVAQPADDLALERIINVPKRGIGDTTVERLYQHARARGIPLSAAIGEMLETDELRGRAHAALKSLHDDFARWRGLLETSAHAQLAHVILEESGYIGMWQTEKTPDAAGRVENLRELVSAMAEFETLAAFLEHVSLVMENAEEAGTAKVTLMTLHAAKGLEFEAVFLPGWEEGLFPSQRSMDENGNAGLEEERRLAYVGITRAKKRAFITHAGNRRIYGNWTQSIASRFVEELPDEHISVSTDMGLYGGGRSMHWDSSGHAAAGKLAPVDFSPPARASSGGFITGARVFHEKFGAGTVVAVDGQKLDVKFDQAGFKRVMDSFVCSV